A single Meiothermus sp. QL-1 DNA region contains:
- a CDS encoding GTP-binding protein — protein sequence MAKGVFERTKPHVNVGTIGHVDHGKTTLTAAITYVAAAANPN from the coding sequence ATGGCCAAGGGCGTGTTTGAGCGGACGAAGCCCCACGTGAACGTGGGGACGATTGGGCACGTGGACCACGGGAAGACGACGCTGACGGCGGCGATTACGTACGTAGCGGCGGCGGCGAACCCGAACG